The genomic segment TCTGGAATGAAGCACGGACATATGAAGACGTTCAGCTGATGCCTTTTGTTGACTACTACAGCCTCATCACATGGAAGACAATAGCCATTTGCATCTTTGGGGTAAAGTCTCTTCACATCCTTAACTAATGTACATTTCCTTCAGTACCTTATAGCCCCAATCTCTTCGACAGACTAGGGTTGTTTCGGCAAAGTATATCATGAAGACGGATGATGATGCATTTGTTCGTGTGGATGAAATCTTGAACTCTCTGAGAAAGATCAATGCAACACGTGGTTTGCTCTATGGCCACATCAATTCAGATTCCGAACCTCATCGTAATCCAGAGAGCAAGTGGTATATTAGTCATGAGGTATTTCTTCAACTGATCATGTAGATTCACTGCTCAAAATCCTTGTACTTATTTTGAGTACATTTTCCATGTTTGCCGTGGTAATTTGCGCACTTTACAGAGTTTAACATTAGTGATCTATCTGACTCTATATTGTATTTTTGTAGGAATGGCCCCATGATAAGTACCCACCTTGGGCACATGGTCCTGGTTATATCGTGTCAAAGGACATAGCCAAGGCAATTTCCAAAAAACACGAAAAGGGAATCTTAAAGGTACAGATCTCAAGTCTTCATTTTCTTGCCATCACATCAAATTGAAATATGTAGGT from the Primulina huaijiensis isolate GDHJ02 unplaced genomic scaffold, ASM1229523v2 scaffold207050, whole genome shotgun sequence genome contains:
- the LOC140966541 gene encoding beta-1,3-galactosyltransferase GALT1-like; the protein is MAVRRSWMQYGEVRSGQVAVRFFVGLHKNQMVNEELWNEARTYEDVQLMPFVDYYSLITWKTIAICIFGTRVVSAKYIMKTDDDAFVRVDEILNSLRKINATRGLLYGHINSDSEPHRNPESKWYISHEEWPHDKYPPWAHGPGYIVSKDIAKAISKKHEKGILKMFKLEDVAMGIWIADMKKNNQEIRYENDGRIIIEGCTDGYVIAHYQAPRELLCLWQNIQDKKISSCCGD